A genomic segment from Acyrthosiphon pisum isolate AL4f chromosome A3, pea_aphid_22Mar2018_4r6ur, whole genome shotgun sequence encodes:
- the LOC100165452 gene encoding probable chitinase 10 has translation MTNRKYKLCFHFKLLLIVTIVATLCSYTNSETIRRRLRRPTGNKLQQETTAVSDSSAAATSTVVDMETSASVNKFKIRNRTATRKSGTDASTEKHVTTAKDNQDEGGYKIVCYYTNWSQYRPKTGKYLPEDIDPELCTHVIFAFGWLKKGRLSSFESNDESKDGKVGLYDRIKNLKKANPKLKTLLALGGWSFGTQKFKDMSATRYARQTFIYSAIPFLRARSFDGLDLDWEYPKGQDDKKNFVHLLKELREAFEAEAQEVKKPRLLLTAAVPVGPDNIKGGYDVPAVSSYLDFINVMAYDFHGKWERETGHNAPLYSPSSDSEWRKQLSVDNAASIWTKMGAPKEKLIIGMPTYGRTFTLTNTANYKVNSPASGGGKAGEYTKEAGFLAYYEICEILKNGATYVWDDEMKVPYAISGDQWIGFDDERSIRNKMKWIKDNGYGGAMVWTVDMDDFTGTFCSDVKYPLIGAMREELRGIKRGKEDIDWSKVANTIIAETITKPSPIKISVSEVLSKTKPSKIQASTAIQTDVVDMNVRAPQVMCYMTSWSIKRPGAGKFTPDNIDPSLCTHVIYAFGSLKDFKLTFVDEKDTEQYKEMMALREKNANLKVLLAIGGWAFGSTPFKELTGNVFRMNQFVYEAIEFLREHKFNGLDVDWEYPRGLDDKAAYVNLLKELRLAFEGESKSSGLPRLLLTAAVPASFEAIAAGYDVVEISKYLDFINVMTYDFHGQWERQVGHNSPLYPLESATSYQKKLTVDYSAREWVKQGAPKEKLMIGMPTYGRSFTLVDPAKFDIGAPASGGGTAGKYTSEAGFMAYYEVCDFLHVENTTLVWDNEQQVPFAYRKDQWIGFDDERSLKTKMSWLKEEGFGGVMIWSVDMDDYRGVCGTGKYPLINAMKQELAGYTVKLEYDGPYEATGRNTVYTTKDPTSVTCEEEDGHISYHPDKADCTMYYMCEGERKHHMPCPSNLVFNPKENVCDWPENVEGCMQHTPAPPTSRR, from the exons caATCCGAAGAAGACTGAGACGGCCCACAGGCAACAAATTGCAGCAAGAAACTACTGCAGTTTCGGATTCATCAGCGGCGGCCACTTCCACGGTTGTAGACATGGAAACATCGGCTTCGGTGAACAAGTTTAAGATACGCAACCGTACTGCTACCAGGAAGTCGGGTACCGACGCTTCGACGGAAAAGCACGTGACAACTGCAAAAGACAACCAGGATGAAGGTGGATATAAG ATTGTTTGCTACTATACAAATTGGTCACAATATAGACCGAAAACCGGAAAATACTTACCTGAAGACATCGACCCGGAATTATGTACTCACGTCATATTTGCCTTCGGGTGGTTGAAAAAAGGACGTTTATCGTCATTCGAATCTAATGACGAAAGCAAAGACGGAAAGGTTGGATTATATGATAGAATTAAGAACCTAAAAAAAGCCAATCCAAAGTTAAAAACCCTATTAGCTTTAG GTGGTTGGTCGTTCGGCACACAAAAGTTTAAGGATATGTCAGCTACTCGATATGCAAGGCAGACATTTATTTACAGTGCTATACCTTTCCTCCGTGCTCGCAGCTTCGACGGTTTGGATCTAGATTGGGAGTATCCAAAAGGACAGGACGACAAAAAGAACTTTGTACACTTACTGAaag aACTTAGGGAAGCATTTGAAGCCGAAGCACAAGAAGTGAAGAAACCCCGTTTATTATTAACGGCTGCAGTCCCTGTTGGTCCTGATAACATCAAAGGTGGTTATGACGTACCAGCGGTTTCTTC ATATTTGGACTTCATTAACGTGATGGCATACGATTTTCACGGAAAATGGGAAAGAGAAACTGGACATAATGCACCATTATACTCCCCATCGTCTGATTCTGAGTGGCGTAAACAATTGAGCGTTGATAATGCCGCGAGCATATGGACTAAGATGGGTGCACCTAAGGAAAAACTTATCATAGGTATGCCAACGTATGGCAGAACATTCACTTTAACCAACACAGCCAACTATAAAGTGAATTCACCGGCATCAGGAGGAGGTAAAGCTGGAGAGTATACGAAAGAAGCCGGTTTTTTGGCTTATTAtgag atttgtgaaatacttaaaaatggtGCAACCTATGTATGGGACGATGAAATGAAAGTACCTTATGCAATTTCTGGAGATCAATGGATTGGATTTGATGACGAGCGATCCATCAGAAACAAGATGAAATGGATTAAAGACAATGGATATGGAGGAGCCATGGTCTGGACAGTGGATATGGACGATTTCACCGGCACATTCTGTAGTGATGTGAAATACCCATTGATTGGTGCCATGAG agAAGAGCTTAGAGGTATAAAAAGAGGTAAAGAGGACATTGATTGGTCGAAGGTAGCTAACACTATTATAGCTGAAACCATAACTAAGCCGTCACCAATCAAAATAAGTGTCAGTGAAGTATTATCAAAAACCAAACCGTCCAAAATTCAAGCATCTACTGCTATACAGACTGATGTAGTTGACATGAATG tacgAGCACCTCAAGTTATGTGTTATATGACTAGTTGGTCTATTAAGAGACCAGGTGCTGGAAAATTCACTCCAGATAACATCGATCCTTCTTTATGTACTCACGTAATATATGCATTCGGATCATTGAAAGACTTCAAACTAACATTTGTTGACGAGAAAGATACTGAACAATACAAAGAAATGATGGCTCTTCGTGAGAAAAATGCTAATCTTAAA GTGCTCTTAGCTATTGGCGGTTGGGCATTTGGATCGACACCGTTCAAAGAACTGACTGGTAATGTATTCCGTATGAATCAATTTGTGTATGAAGCCATTGAATTCCTTAGAGAACACAAGTTTAATGGTTTGGATGTCGATTGGGAATATCCTAGAGGACTAGACGATAAAGCAGCATATGTTAATTTACTGAAAGAACTACGATTAGCCTTCGAAGGAGAATCTAAGAGCTCTGGTCTTCCAAGGCTTTTATTGACAGCAGCCGTACCAGCTAGTTTCGAAGCAATTGCTGCTGG gtatgatGTCGTTGAAATATCAaagtatttagattttataaatgtGATGACATACGATTTTCATGGACAGTGGGAACGTCAAGTAGGACACAATAGCCCTCTATATCCTTTAGAAAGTGCCACAAGCTACCAAAAGAAGCTTACTGTC gacTACAGTGCCAGAGAATGGGTGAAGCAAGGTGCCCCCAAAGAAAAGCTTATGATTGGAATGCCGACTTATGGAAGGTCATTTACATTGGTCGATCCAGCTAAGTTTGATATTGGAGCTCCTGCATCTGGCGGTGGTACAGCTGGAAAGTACACTTCTGAAGCTGGTTTTATGGCATATTATGAA GTGTGTGATTTCTTACACGTGGAAAATACAACACTTGTCTGGGATAATGAACAACAAGTGCCATTTGCCTATAGAAAAGATCAGTGGATTGGTTTTGATGACGAGAGAAGTCTTAAAACTAAG ATGAGTTGGTTGAAAGAAGAAGGATTTGGAGGAGTTATGATATGGTCTGTAGATATGGACGACTATCGTGGTGTATGTGGTACAGGTAAATATCCATTAATCAATGCCATGAAACAAGAACTTGCCGGATACACTGTTAAACTGGAATACGATGGACCATATGAAGCCACGGGAAGAAACACTGTTTATACAACTAAAGAcc cgaCGTCTGTGACATGTGAAGAAGAAGACGGTCACATATCATATCACCCGGATAAAGCTGACTGTACAATGTATTACATGTGTGAAGGCGAAAGAAAACATCACATGCCATGTCCATCGAATTTAGTGTTTAACCCGAaagaaaatgtttgtgattGGCCTGAAAATGTTGAGGGTTGTATGCAACATACCCCAGCCCCGCCGACGTCTAGACGATAA